The sequence acccacccactcactcactcactcattcctGACACAAGCCATTGTTTTAATTTCACTAATCCCTCGGTCCTACATTGAATTTCTCTTGGATCTTGCCCTTGTCTTCGTTAAAAGGCCAATAATTTTGAAGCATGTCTTAGATAaggtgagaaatgtttaaaaacagAGAAAGCTATAtgtaaagatatcagtaagaattagaaaaataaaagaaGCTGGTTAAGGGTGGGTGGTGGGAAATGTTAACAAGGGTACAGACAAAATTTTTATTGCAGGATTCTAATTAGATAGGTACCGAGAGAAAAAATGAAATAAGTTTAACAATAATTTCACTTGCCTATCGAATGATATACAGTAAGTGTGCAGAAAACCAGCATGGCTGCAGGCAAAATAAATTAAGTGTAATCAGACCTTCTGCAGTGAGGTTTACAAAGGAAAAATGAAACATAGCAAAAAAAGTAgatgaaaaatacagaaatactggaggaactcagcgggtgacTCAGTGTCCTtcttaccttaatgaagggctcagtcccgaaaaGTCGGTTTGATATCTACTGTTTCCCTCCagcatttatttgtttttattctatgatcacagcatctggaacctttcatgttttactccaagtAGAAGTAGAAGAGCACCCATATTTTATAATAAACGTGGGGGACTTATATTCATCTGAAAGGAATAACAATGCACAATCATAATCAAAAGTTTTCGGTCCAGAATTAAGTGGATTTTAGGACTGGAGGTAGTGAAATTAATAGAAAATGGTTCAAGCAATCGAATGAATTTAACCAACTGAATGTTAAAATGAATGAAATAAGAATTAAATACAACATAGATGAGTGTGCACACTGTTGGCATGTTATGAGAGCCTGAGCAGGAGAGGAAGTttttggatgatatgaaggtaatgCTGGACATAAACGTCATATGAAAAGAGGGCATGTCCAATTGTTTCAATCACAGATTGTCTTGTCACGATCAAAAATGTGCTGTATTTGCAATGCAACACCAAAGTACTAATCTAAAATATTTACAATTGCAAATTGCAAACGTCTAACACTAACGGGTCAGGAAACATAACGGAGATAGATATACAGGTGACTTGGTACGAGCAAAACAACATCTAGTATGATGTCAATAAAATTAAATAGCTGATGAAAAGCCGTTCATAAGAAGGGGTTGAAGACACTTCAGTCTGCATTACAAGATTATCCACTGAATAATAGACATCGGTAAACCCATTGGAGTAAATAATTCCCATGAACTTTACTGATCCATCAGCTCTATTTCTTGAATAgcatgaggaaatttggcatgtcacctgccCCACTTACCAATTTCTACAGTTGCACTATTGAAATTATAATGTCAGGGCACATAACTGCATGGAAATGGAAATACTCTGCCCACAATTGAATGAAGCCgcagaaggtttttttaaaaactttatttatttgttcaacatACAGATAATATGTAACATACATatcaataaactaaacatgaatgatatattttatatatataaaagaataaagaaagaaaaaataaaaagagaaaaaaagaagaccCTGCttccagccaactctcctaaggagagccataaagagaaaaaaaaaaaaaaattaagcatacatattaagatctaatcaatgtaaatattttgaatataaccacttattaataaaaaagctatagttatGTGAAACATATGtgtttttttcattattaaacaatatttcatctcattatgctatctattaatatcaatcatattcgtatctttccacgtactagcaatacatattttcactacagataatgctaaatatacaaaagcaagttgaaatttatctaatcccagaccactaaccaataaaaatactgtcggatctaaaggtattttaatcttatacaggtattccagaaacaattgtactttcttccaacaagattgtatatatcttctttggcttggcttcgcggacgaagatttatggagggggtaaaaagtccacgtcagctgcaggctcgtttgtggctgacaagtccgatgcgggacaggcagacacggttgcagcggttgcaggggaaaattggttggttggggttgggtgttgggtttttcctcctttgccttttgtcagtgaggtgggctctgcggtcttcttcaaaggaggttgctgcccgccaaactgtgaggtgccaagatgcacggtttgaggcgttatcagcccactggcggtggtcaatgtggcaggcaccaagagatttctttaggcagtccttgtaccttttctttggtgcacctctgtcacggtggccagtggagagctcgccatataacacgatcttgggaaggcgatggtcctccattctggagacgtgacccatccagcgcagctggatcttcagcagcgtggactcgatgctgtcgacctctgccatctcgagtacttcgacgttagggatgaaagcgctccaatggatgttgaggatggagcggagacaacgctggtggatgcgttctaggagccgtaggtggtgccggtagaggacccatgattcggagccgaacaggagtgtgggtatgacaacggctctgtatacgcttatctttgtgaggtttttcagttggttgtttttccaggctcttttgtgtagtcttccaaaggcgctatttgccttggcgagtctgttgtctatctcattgtcgatccttgcatctgatgaaatggtgcagccgagagaggtaaactggttgaccgttttgagcttCTCCGGCACTTCTTAACTTGCTcaatgttccagcatctgcagcttgtgCGTTAATTTCACTTCACAGAAAGCCTTAGTTGTGCGAATGGGCAGAGCTACAACGCTTTAAATTACTTAAACGTGAATACGATCATGCAGCAGTGGAATGAGCGTCAGAAAAGTATCATGAAAGCATGCTTGATAGCAGAATAAATCAATCCCTCGACTCGATTCCTCTTTTCAACGAAGTCTCAGCTAATTATAGTCACCAGGTTTTGATTCTTTTCCAGTGAACTTCTAACCtataaaaaataaacaatctCTGTTAAGAATGTCGAAACGCCTGTCAAAATGTAAAccttttttttctccagattttcactttgttttgctCACATATCCTGTGCAAATTATAGTTTTCTGAAATGATAAATGAAACCATCTAAAAGCATTCATCTCTAAGGCGCCAGTTCTCTTCTTCAAATTCCAGTTTGTTCCTGTGTAGCTAATGGAGAGGAAAAAATAGCTTTGAAAACCATTTGGATATCTGTGGACTGTTCTACATGATAGAAATAGGTATTGACATTTAGTCGTGTAAAGCTTGAAAAAGACCATCGGAATTCTCAATCAGGGGAAGTAACAAGGGTGTGTAATGTTATAATTTCATGGATAATGTTACTGAGAGGAGATTTTCTTTTAATACATGTAAATATTAGAATTTTAAATCGTTAAATGCTTTTAGAAAATTCAGGTTTTATTCTCCTTTTGTTCTGGTCAGTATTGCAGTATCTCGAGTAGCATATTATTATTTTACAAATATCGCTGGACGTACTCAGCAAGCCAGATAGGATCCAGCAGAGTTGTAGTGCCATACAACACTGAACCAGTccttgcagcctccctgtttgttTCGGGCAGGAAGAGCATTTACTACCCAAACGCATTTCCAGTATTCGACCTGTGGCATATTGTGCCATCAAGTGCTCATTTCAATGTTCGACGGAACACCAATCGATGAGGTAGCGCATTCAATTTTTAAACCACCCCTTCATATTGAGGCATACCTATTAATTTTCGCGACTGATGTCGCTCCattcgctgagttcctccagcaaacaaattttcttttgtttctgatTAGAGCATACGGAGTACTTGGTATCAATCTAATTCTCCCATCTCCGAAGGATTCTTCACGCAAGGCGTAGAGTTCCTCACGAGCTTCTAAATCTATCCCCCATGTAATTTTCTGCAATAATGTTAGGGCCCCCTCCGACTTCTATACCGCAAGCAAAACAGTCGTATCTTCCCATTTACTTCTCATATACATGGGTAACATCTCAGTGAATCTTTTCCATGCGGTATACAGTCTCGCtgcatggtgaccagaactgtacactatAGATCAATTATAGCCTGACTGTTATCTTACTCAATTGTACAACAACTTCCTTGCTCTAATATACTTTACTTGGCTAGTGAGCGCAAATATCTAATCTACTTTCCGAACACCAAATCGACTTGTGCTCATTTCCTTAGGAATAAAAATGCTTTGGTTTCTCTCTGTTTGTCAGAGTTCAACTATGTATATTCAGCGTCATTGTCAAAACGCATCATCTCTCAATTCCGATTGAATTCACTCTGTTATTGCTTTGTACATCCTGCTAACCCGGCAATGGCATTGTGTAAGAGAAAACTACTCGAGGAACAAAAACCCTAGACCATTGTCTTTGCATTATAATCACTGTGAATTTTAGATCTAGCTTGCTAGGTTGTCTCATATCTTATGGATTCTGATATATTGGAACATTCTCCCAAGTGAGTCATTCTCAGCAGCCAATTGAAGTCAATTCTGATTTTTCAGATAGGATCTCCCCTCAATAAAGTCTCTTTAATTGCCTCTAAAAGTGCAGAATTTGCTCCGTCCTTCCGATattttcaaatcaagtttattgtcatctgattgtacaagtacaacccgacgaaagagCGTtcactggtccttggtgcaaaacatgcagaaacacaaccagacataacatacttgcatagaaacaatacatatgcatgacAAGTAATTCAACTGTACAAATACACAAATAGATATTATTTTATGcatgtgagagtctcggatggttagtgtgagcagttccttttgtggttcagccttctcactggctGTGGGAGGAAGCTATTCCTCACCCTTGTGCTgctgctctaatactcctgtaaaTCCTTcaaatgggagcaactgaaagatgctgcttGCAGGGGAATAGAGATCCCCAATGATTTTGCGTGTCCACTTCAGACAATAATCACATCGATTGCGGTgggagtggggttggggggtTGGGTAGGGGGTAGGATGCAGACCCCATTGTTATTTTCTGCcgctctcatggtcctgtggactgtcttctgatccatttctctgcagcaaccgtacctcaCCGTGCTGCAGACTGCCAGGACGCTCTCTatagagctcctatggaaggTTGACACAATGCCTGTagtttatttacttttcctgataACTTAAATCTATTGGAAAACCGGACCGAAAAGCCCCTTAAATTATTTCTTATAAGAAGAACAATCACAGacctttcattaatttatttttctcatgtTCAACACCGTTTCGTTTAACATCTTCACATTATGAATATCCTCTCGCACTTTCTGAAATCATGgagttttaaatctgttgccataGTTTAGTAGTGGCTTATCGCTTAGTTCATAACCTATCCATGTATGCCAAACGTCCAAAAGGTTTGTTAACTCCCTTCTTACTTTGCATTGCCCGCTTCATACAACGACCTGCGATTTAATTTACCAGTATGTCATGGTGTTTTCCTCGTATCCTCCTGTCCATTTTGTCATAATAGAAAAATTCATACTTCTACCCATTAAATTCCTCATGTGTCTTGCCTGCCATTGGTCTTGCCAACTATATTACTTCTGTCGATAATTGCTGAGTTGTCACGTTGAAAGTGTGGCAATGTTTCAAATACAAGAAAGTCCGGAATTCTAGCAAAAATGCATACATCGAAATACTGGGACAGAAACACATATCTTCATTATACGAAAACATGTTCTGCAGATACTAGAATGTAGAAATAATAAATGTTGCCCTTTTTAACGATATGTCCGGCTTTATTCGTGCACAGCATGAATTTAACTCAGATCACGGACAGCTGCAAGATCTCCAGCGGTCACATCACAATGCTTTCCACTGGCATACTGCCAGCCACAAATGGTCCCAGTATAGCATCATGTTGCAGATCAGATACCTTGACGGTTTACTCTCAAGCGGGTACCTTGATGGTTTATTCTCATAGCAACATGTTGAATTGAACATGTCAGAAACTAAATTCGTACAGAGTCAAAATTGACCGTCGTGTATCACAAACATTTATATCGTTCCAGAAATAACTACTTTATAATCGTTATTATTGTACATCATTGATTAAATATTGCAATTTATTCAACAGTCCTTCTGCAGTTTGACATTGGGATGCGAAAACATTGCTATTTGTCTTCTGTCTTGCACCTTATTAAGGTTTTGAAAAGACGATCTACAACATTGACAGCCTCATTTCCCTCCCTATGTCTACTGGTTCTCTCGCATCAACGGCGAAATCATGGATCACCGAAAAGATGACCATTTCTTACACACGTGCAGACTGATAACTGTTCTACTTTTTGTGATACAAACGTTGAGCGGAGAGGAGTTGAATCAACATGTTTGTTTTGGCGCACATAATTAACGACAGCCTCAGTGGATCTGAATATGTCACAAGGGATTCACTTCCTCTATTAATGTGGTATTTATTTTGCAGTTGCCGTTAGTTGAAAGTGAGGGTACCAGCTCCCGCTTTGCCAGTCTCTAGAAGGATTTACATCTGAAAACAGAAGTGCAGAAATGTTCACTGATATGGATATAGGAACCGTGGATCAGAATGATATTTTCTGGGCGTTCGAAGTGTTTTTGAGACGGGATGAACGCCCATTGCATTGGCGAATATATTATCTGGTCCGAGGAATTCAAGTTATCTACTATCCCATCTTGGCTATGACTGCTCTTCCTGGTAAGCTTTTCTGCGCACGATATTGATCCGAAACGATTCTCATTTTATTCTTTCCAACTTTTGTTGATTCTGCTTTCTTGAATCCCTGTGTATTAACTTGCCAAATTACAGCTAACAGCAATATTGTTTCAAATTTACGATCACATACTAGCACTTTGTGTTCCTGGTACGTTGATACATCCATTTAGTAATCCATCCTTCCAAAAGTAGAACATTTATTGTTGCGCCACAAACAACATTCAAGACAGAATGAACTGCTTGGCAACCTCGTATTTCCATTTGTCCCAATAATTTCACGTAGGCAATTAAATTGTCTtcaacaataaaaatatattcgtCCCTACCCGAGAGGGCCTGATACTGGACGACATTTTGGGAAACGTAGCAGggaaagtacctgaaatgtccATCAGAGATCACTTCGTGACCAGTTACGGTAACCCCTTCAGTGTTGAAATTACTGGAAAAGACAGGATTGGCCCACAGTTGAAAGTTCTAAACTAGTTATCAGGGCATCTGACaagtggaaggctttcaaaggaaGATAGGGGGTGTTTGGTAGATGGAAATGGTCAGCGTGATCATGAAATAATTTAGTATGCAATAAATGTCTGCAAATATCTTCAGGAAATCATGGAAAGCAAAGGGAACCCATTCAAAAACGAACAATGGCTATTATTTCAGTTTAGTTGTCATAGGATTCATTTGGCTCCGGGAGACAAATTATTGAAGCAATTAAGAATGGTCTCACTAAACTAAAGCTTGATACTGTAACTATAGATTGTTCCAGCTGAGGAGCGGCACTCTTTATCGCGCTTCGAGATAAGAATATACAGCTTATTTTCCCCTTCCGTGGCGGACCGTGCAATTTTCACGTGGTGTTCATTCTTATTCTCACAATTATATGCAAAACAAAGAGGAATAATAACAATtagtgctggaaatctgaaaaacaGGCCGAATgcactgcagcaaaaaaaaaacagatcatgGGACAACAGTGGAAAGAGATGCTAAGTTAATGATTAAAGTCCTTTGTCATTTATGACGTTGAAGCATGCGATGCGTCGCAGTCAGCACTGCGTGTACAAGCGTGTATGCTTGCGTGCCGTGACCATGCATTAGGCTTTTGTAATGCAGCATCTTTTGCATTGGTATCTTGTCCCATTCAATGGAACGGTGCAGAGCCATTTCATTGAACGAAATGGTCACCCAAGAAAGGTCTTGCACATCTGGAACAAATATGTTCACAGCAAAGGGTGTGATAGAAtatgatcttatttgaaatattgaggaATTCATATTGAAGAATTTGCTGAAACTATGGACAATGCTGTGGACATTTGACAAGttagtgctaattgaaatgacgtcattaaAGCTAGAAGGAGGAGCCGCTCTAGTTGTGAAAAAGCTCTATGCAAGGGTTTTGACCGAGTGCACAGAaagacaaaagagagagagagagagagagacagagagaaaaaatagagagagatatagagcTGTACATTGTAAGCTAAGAAACTTGttagaactgaaacagaagctccagagtggtggatagcTGGAAGTACTATTTGTCTGATATTTCCCtttgaataaatgaaacagaaatgCACTCTgtaatagcctgaaagaaagatggacatccctgatggggcaagtttcatcagcaaggcactgatgtgcctaatggtggtacctcagttgtggaaatcctggaacagcaaatcactctctgcaaacgcaacaagaaccttctgggtggtaaacatttacttttcaagcaccaaagcctatgGAACttgatacatgttaaattctgtgcacagtataagaatggcctgcaaccagagaacttggaagaatgacatttacatttacacacacatcacatacacatgcgcattgaattagaagggagttaaattgggtttagttaagttaatagagttaAGTGAAagcttgattctgttttcatgtttaaagataattaaaaacaatatttggttaggtaactatttgtcttggtgattgtaTATTaccgctgggttttggggtccttttagGCTCGTAACAAGGGACACTTGCATTCATTGCAATGTTCCACGAAAACGGTTCAACGCAATTTAGTTTAATTTACATGTTAAACGCTGAATCTATGATTTTTGTACTTACCTAAATTATCCCGGTGTAATTGTCTCCATATatcatagaaacagaaaatatcaGCATAGAAATGGGCCCCCAatttcttctagtctgtgccgaactattattttgcctggtCCAACTGACCATATCCTTCCCATCAACATATCTCTGCAAAAGCGACACATTCACTGCTTCAGCTGGTTGCTGGTTCCCTGCTCCACCACTCACTTCTATGGTATATATCATCCTCTACTCCTCTATCTGCCCTGGTGCTTTGGTTCCCAACCTCCCTACAAATGTTGTTTGAATACTCAGGATCTGGTACCACAAGGATGTATTCCCACAAGGATCTTTGTCCCACTCCAGATTCGATGCAAAATGGCTTTCAGGTACAGACCACTCATTTCTTGAAAGAGAGCTCAATAATTCAaaatcctccctcctgcaccatctcattaACCATATATtatgctgcattatcctcctatttcttaccTAATCGGTACGTTGCACAGGTAACAATACTGGGATcataatcctggaggtcctggccTTCAACTGCACAGGTAACTCTTTGAACTCACTTAGTAGGAGCTCATCACTCTTCCTATCCACACCGTTGGACCCTACATGTTCCACGAATTCTGGCTTTCACCCTAACTCTTTAGAAGATCTCCGGGACTCTGTCACTAAGGGGAAATATCATCCGGTTTCGTGATCTCTTCCACATCATCTCATCTCATCATTGTTCCCCTCATGAGTGAACTCCTGGTCACTGCATATGGCCTTATCCACAGGGTTACACTCTGTTCCAGAGGCCTTACCTTCGGTGTTTGTACCTGGTATGTGGTCATTTTCAAGCGTATGTCCACTGTCTGTTCCCTTATCCTTTCCCTTCTGTCTCCTGGGTGTGACTCCTTCCTGTAATTTATGTTTAGCACCTCATCAGCCTCCCGAACGTTCCGTAGTTCATCCTACCCAAGCTCTAATaccttaatataattttttaacgaGCTGCAATTGGAAGCATGTCTTACCTATGACGTGGTCAGGGTAAATGCATTTTTGACCGGCTGAGCACCCGTAGTGTGGGCGCCCTAATCCAACACATGAGTAGCGTCATTATTGGGAGACAAGTATCAAAGGACAAGGAAGTAAATTTTCGATGCAATCTAAAAGAGGTTAATCAGATTGCGAAGAAGTGGATTGGAGCTACTAACCATGTCAAAACACGAACAGAAATGAATTTCAACCTACCGGAGAAGATCTTTATTGAGTTTACTTGTCAACAACCCCACAAAAAATGccactgtgagagatgggaaaattgatctaaaattatgaacatggaagaaactaaagtccatcagtaaatggctgtaaccagttcaaacaggataagcttggggcttaggatgcaggaaagcagagtcagcacgattaacataagaatcttctagtctttgtgacaagaccataagactaagataaggaatggtaaggtacaatagaatgtaggaagttgaggtagtctggatcagataagggtctcctagccctggacagaagtaccaagtcatacatttctaattagctaaccttacacagatttatacatgttaaattagccaaccctagacaggatgagccaactctgcatatcaagagactgtagccccgagaatcaggaaggtgtgaataaggacaataacatgaagggacaccgacaggatacccccccccccccccctggtcctccaagtatactgaaattgcacgtaggcaggcaggattgcctaatgccaaacctctccagcaggaggcagaagaatgtaagggggagggtattcctatactgaaatcaactgtataaaagttgggtgagccccagtgtatgtgtgtattcccagggtaaggggaagcacccaactttgcattgttgtagtaataaatgttctttgttctcaatttttgtctcgagcaatttctttaaaggtactttaatttctaacaccacCGTGCTCAATCTGTTCCCAACAATAAATTTGCCAGATTCCTCCCAACATACATCGCCAGATTTTAAATGTCTTTCTCTCTGCACCGGTTAATTATATGGAATAAAGCTCAGCATTTggatgaacccttctccattgacaatggtgtgaagcaaggctgcgttcttgcaccaaccctcttttcaatcttcttcagcatgatgctgaaccaagccatgaaagacctcaacaatgaagacgctgtttacatccggtaccgcatggatggcaatctcttcaatctgaggcgcatgcaagctcacaccaagacgcaagagcaacttgtccatgaactactctttgaagacgatgccgctttagttgcccattctgagccagctcttaagtgcttgacgtcctgttttgcggaaactgccaaaatgtttggcctggaagtcagcctgaagaaaatggaggtcctccatcagccagctccccaccatgactaccagccaccccacatctccattgggcacacaaaactcaaaacggtcaaccagtttacctacctcggctgcaccatttcatcagatggaaggatcgacaacgagatagacaacagactcgccaaggcaaatagcgcctttggaagactacacaaaagagtctggaaaaacaaccaactgaaaaacctcacaaagataagcgtatacagagccgttgtcatacccacactcctgttcggctccgaatcatgggtcctctaccggcatcacctatggctcctagaacgcttccaccagcgttgtctccactccatcctcaacattcattggagcgacttcatccctaacatcgaagtactcgagatggcagaggccgacagcatggaatccacgctgctgaagatccagctgagctgggtaggtcacgcctccagaatggaggaccatcaccttcccaagatcgttatatggcgagctctccactggccaccgtgacaaaggtgcaccaaagaagaggtacaaggactgcctaaagaaatctctaggtgcctgccacattgaccaccgccagtgggctgatattgcctcaaatcgtgcatcttggcgcctcacagtttggcgggcagcaacctcctttgaagaagactgcagagcccacctcactgacaaaagacaaaggaggaaaaacccaacacccaaccccaaccaaccaattttcccctgcaaccgctgcaaccgtgtctgcctgtcccgcattggacttgtcagccacaaaagagcgtgcagctgacgtggacatttaccccctccataaatcttcatccgcgaagccaagccaaagagaatggaACGTGTTCTAAAATTACAGTAAAATGGACACGGAAGCACCCTTGTAGTGCCGGCAGTTATGGTAATCGAGCTGGTATCAATCACATGGATTTATTTTGGAAGTACCCCACAGTGCATAGTCCTGGCTATGAGTAAGATGCGTATGTAACCCGGCAGAGATGCATGGCAAGAAATTGCTTTTACACAGGATGCTCGTTTCTGGTCACCAACTCTCCCCACAGTTACAATCCATAAACATGGCTCGACCTTCCTTTAGTTTTCGGGGGATTTGTAAAGTAACCAGTCGTTTACTGtttatttctgaactctattcagcgtcagaaatataatttattttcctttttttacagTAATATCAGTGACTATTAAGATCCTGTCCCGAGGGAACTGCGGTCTGTCCAAAAATGTCACGCTTTACCTCCTTGCAATGGCGGCGGCGGATCTACTGATCGTTATCTTCGATCTGATAATGAGGCAGATACCAATTGCCTACAGGTACTACTTCCGTTTCCTCAAGTCCATCCCTTTGTGTAATATTCACGCCGTCCTTGTTTATACAGTGACAGATTGGTCTGTCTGGAACACCGTCGCATTCACCTTTGATCGGTTTGTAGCCATTTGTTACCAGAAGATGAAAAGGAATTATTGCACCGAGAAAACGGCGACGTTTGTACTTGGAACGGTGAGCGTGCTAAGTTTTTCGAAGAACATTTTCTGGTATTTTATGTTCACAGGTGAATATTTCACTGATAATACCCCTTGGTTTTGTTTGACAAGAGAAGGTGTTCGGACATCAGAGAACTGGGCAACAGCCACATTCGTTCATCATATCTTCACACCGGCAATCCCCTTTGTCCTCATTTTGCTGCTCAATGGGTTAACTGTAAGACATATTCTGGTGACTAGCAGGGTGCGCAGAAGACTTCGAGGTGCCAGCAGTCGGGAGAGTTTTCGAGACCCAGAGATGGAGAGCCGCAGGAAATCCGTCACTTTGCTGTATGCTATCTCGGCGAATTTCATCCTGTTATGGTCGCTGTTCACAGGGTATTTCATATGGGTCCAGTTGTATTATGTTCGCATTGTGTTTGTCAGTCCAGCTATTTTTGTGCAAGACCTAGGTTTCATGCTGCAGCTGTTGAGCTGCTGTACAAACACGGCCCTTTACACCATTACCCAGAAAAAGCTCAGGGAACAACTGAAGGAACTAGTGAA comes from Narcine bancroftii isolate sNarBan1 chromosome 5, sNarBan1.hap1, whole genome shotgun sequence and encodes:
- the LOC138764903 gene encoding probable G-protein coupled receptor 139 yields the protein MFTDMDIGTVDQNDIFWAFEVFLRRDERPLHWRIYYLVRGIQVIYYPILAMTALPVISVTIKILSRGNCGLSKNVTLYLLAMAAADLLIVIFDLIMRQIPIAYRYYFRFLKSIPLCNIHAVLVYTVTDWSVWNTVAFTFDRFVAICYQKMKRNYCTEKTATFVLGTVSVLSFSKNIFWYFMFTGEYFTDNTPWFCLTREGVRTSENWATATFVHHIFTPAIPFVLILLLNGLTVRHILVTSRVRRRLRGASSRESFRDPEMESRRKSVTLLYAISANFILLWSLFTGYFIWVQLYYVRIVFVSPAIFVQDLGFMLQLLSCCTNTALYTITQKKLREQLKELVKSSISRVVKCAQ